The following coding sequences are from one uncultured Bacteroides sp. window:
- a CDS encoding glycoside hydrolase family 15 protein: MRTLDYGVIGNCRTAALISKTGQIDWLCFPDFDSPSIFGELLDEKNGGSFGIEVSDDYRISQSYIRSTNILQTKYESDTAAFELLDFMPRYKTGETTHYTPPEVYRLIRILYGSPKIRIKYVPAMNYAADVTVNLQVNNEFIRTNSSNNHKDTMYLYSNLSLQSIIQYQEITLVEDSFLLLSYYQKLIPIDITRVNLEYQRTKVYWLNWSNRSRKFGDYNKEITRSMLILKLMSYHRTGAVLAALTTSLPEAIGETRNWDYRFCWVRDASMSIKTLLKLNHSGAALRFINFIKYILKSKNDSLQIMYGIRGERVLTETTLTHLAGYENSVPVRVGNDAYIQKQNDSLGYLMDVIYQYFLNFPGSLDEAEEMFEVVKIITKDVIENWRKPDKSIWEIRGEEKHFVFSKVMCWVALDRGIEIARLLNRDYFVGRWSEEAKLIKENVFMYGWKEDIQSFTQTYDNNYMDSSLLLMEAYGFIDSEDEKYRKTVARIKQDLFYNDLMYRYKNEDDFGKPTSAFTICTFWLVRALYVTGEKKEAQRIFNQLCSYANHVGLMSEDLDFITKRQLGNFPQAYSHLAMIDIGILLSEEKTQSHFIRP, encoded by the coding sequence ATGAGAACACTGGACTATGGCGTAATAGGAAATTGTCGTACAGCGGCATTAATCTCTAAAACCGGACAAATAGACTGGTTATGCTTCCCTGATTTTGATTCTCCCTCCATATTCGGAGAATTATTGGATGAAAAAAACGGAGGCAGCTTTGGTATAGAGGTATCTGATGATTATCGGATCTCTCAATCATATATTCGATCTACAAATATTCTGCAAACAAAATATGAAAGTGACACTGCTGCATTTGAGCTGTTAGACTTCATGCCGCGTTATAAAACTGGAGAGACTACACATTACACTCCTCCTGAAGTATATCGCCTTATTCGCATATTATATGGCTCTCCTAAAATCCGCATTAAATATGTTCCAGCAATGAACTATGCTGCGGATGTAACTGTCAACCTTCAGGTGAATAATGAGTTCATCAGAACAAACTCCTCCAATAATCATAAAGATACAATGTATCTATATTCTAATTTGAGTTTGCAAAGCATCATTCAATATCAAGAGATAACACTTGTGGAGGACTCTTTTTTGTTGCTTTCATATTATCAGAAGCTTATACCAATTGATATAACGCGGGTTAATTTGGAGTACCAACGTACAAAAGTCTACTGGCTTAATTGGAGCAATCGTTCCAGAAAGTTTGGTGATTATAATAAAGAGATAACCCGTAGTATGCTGATATTGAAGTTGATGTCCTATCATCGTACAGGAGCAGTTTTAGCTGCACTTACCACAAGTTTACCCGAAGCAATCGGTGAAACGAGGAATTGGGATTATCGCTTTTGTTGGGTCAGAGATGCGTCGATGTCCATCAAAACCTTATTAAAGCTAAACCATTCGGGAGCAGCTTTGCGTTTCATCAATTTTATTAAATATATCCTCAAATCAAAGAACGACAGTCTGCAAATCATGTATGGCATACGGGGCGAGCGAGTGCTTACTGAAACAACCTTGACTCATTTAGCAGGATATGAAAACTCTGTTCCTGTTAGAGTTGGCAACGATGCATACATTCAGAAACAAAACGATTCTTTAGGTTATCTGATGGACGTTATTTATCAATATTTCCTGAACTTTCCAGGCTCTTTGGATGAAGCAGAAGAGATGTTTGAAGTTGTCAAAATCATAACTAAAGATGTCATCGAAAACTGGAGAAAGCCCGATAAAAGCATTTGGGAAATCAGAGGAGAAGAAAAACATTTTGTATTCTCTAAAGTAATGTGTTGGGTAGCTTTGGATCGAGGTATTGAGATAGCAAGGCTCTTAAACAGAGATTATTTTGTGGGCAGATGGAGTGAAGAAGCTAAATTGATAAAGGAGAATGTGTTTATGTATGGTTGGAAAGAGGATATTCAAAGCTTCACGCAGACTTATGATAACAATTATATGGATTCTTCCTTGTTATTGATGGAGGCTTATGGCTTTATTGACTCAGAAGATGAAAAGTATCGTAAGACGGTTGCCAGAATAAAACAAGATCTATTCTATAACGATTTAATGTATCGCTATAAGAATGAAGATGATTTTGGTAAGCCAACTTCGGCTTTTACCATTTGCACTTTTTGGCTTGTACGTGCACTCTATGTCACAGGTGAGAAAAAAGAAGCTCAACGAATATTTAATCAGTTATGTTCATATGCTAACCACGTAGGATTAATGAGCGAAGATTTAGATTTTATAACCAAAAGACAGCTTGGGAATTTTCCCCAAGCTTACTCTCATTTGGCTATGATCGACATTGGAATTCTATTATCAGAAGAGAAAACCCAATCTCATTTTATTCGCCCATAA
- a CDS encoding TonB-dependent receptor, translated as MGKYIFILMCFVFSLLDIQAKESVERQKTDANVVGHIIDKKTREHMPYISVSLKGTTIGTTTDATGHYFLKDLPEGKFTIEARFVGYITSSKEILIKKGKTLEINFELEESSISLNEVVVSANRNETERRMAPTLVNILNIKTFDRTNSATLSQGLNFQPGVRVETNCQNCGFTQVRMNGLEGAYSQILIDSRPIFSALTSVYGLDQIPANMIERIEIIRGGGSALFGASAIAGTINIITKEPIRNSAQLTHTITAINGAKSFENNTGFNASLVSDNQKMGIMAFGQKRERSGYDYDGDGFTELPKLLNKTLGFRSFIKTGTYSKLTFEYHNMHEFRRGGDMLDNSPHDTYITEQIETSIDGGGLNYNIFSSDGKHRINLYSSAQLTNRKSYYGGGEPVSVINASDMSNEDKLNAINARLSSYGRTKDVTYILGGQYSYDFDKLVFMPSTLTTGLEYNHDALEDQSGYRPEAIDQKINIKSAFLQNEWKNDMWSFLAGVRVDKHSLMKDAVVSPRANIRYNPTKDVNIRVSYGQGFRAPQIFDEDLHVDIAGGEHIIRKNDPNLKEEKSHSFSSSVDWYRQIGTAELNFLVEGFYTILNNPFTSISEEQENGSIIKRTVNASGAKVYGVNMESRAAIGTLFDFQLGATIQKSRYDEARKWSNDDTDDVVAERRMMRTPDVYGYFVATLTPWKTLSTSLTGNYTGSMLIPHEVGYIKKNRTDKSDSFFELGLKVGYEIALYKGSTLEINGGIRNMFNAYQKDFDKGPNRASTYIYGPAMPRNYYAGVKLNF; from the coding sequence ATGGGAAAATATATATTCATTTTGATGTGTTTTGTATTCTCTTTGCTAGATATACAAGCAAAAGAATCTGTAGAAAGACAAAAAACCGATGCCAATGTAGTGGGGCACATAATAGATAAAAAGACCCGTGAACACATGCCTTATATATCAGTCTCGCTAAAAGGGACGACAATAGGAACCACAACGGATGCAACAGGGCATTATTTTTTAAAAGACCTTCCTGAAGGAAAATTCACTATTGAAGCCAGATTCGTAGGGTATATAACCAGTTCAAAAGAAATTCTTATAAAAAAAGGAAAAACACTTGAAATTAACTTTGAGCTGGAAGAGAGTAGTATATCTCTTAATGAAGTGGTTGTTTCTGCCAATCGTAACGAAACAGAAAGGCGAATGGCTCCAACATTAGTGAATATATTAAATATAAAAACCTTTGATAGGACTAATTCTGCAACCCTTTCTCAAGGACTGAATTTCCAACCCGGAGTCCGTGTTGAGACAAACTGCCAAAATTGTGGTTTCACACAAGTGCGAATGAATGGTTTAGAAGGTGCTTATTCTCAGATTTTAATCGATTCACGTCCTATATTCAGTGCTTTGACAAGCGTTTATGGTTTAGATCAGATACCGGCAAATATGATTGAACGTATTGAAATTATAAGAGGAGGAGGATCAGCTTTATTTGGGGCTTCAGCCATTGCCGGAACAATAAATATTATAACAAAAGAACCTATTCGTAATTCTGCTCAACTGACTCACACTATAACGGCAATAAATGGAGCCAAATCCTTTGAAAACAATACCGGATTCAATGCTTCCTTAGTATCCGATAATCAAAAAATGGGCATTATGGCATTCGGTCAGAAAAGAGAAAGATCCGGATATGATTATGACGGTGACGGTTTTACTGAATTACCAAAGCTACTCAACAAAACATTGGGATTCAGATCTTTCATAAAAACAGGAACCTACTCAAAACTAACTTTTGAGTACCATAATATGCATGAATTCCGTAGGGGGGGAGACATGCTTGACAATTCTCCACACGATACGTATATAACAGAGCAAATAGAAACTTCTATCGATGGTGGAGGCTTGAATTATAATATTTTTTCATCTGATGGAAAACATCGTATCAACTTATATTCCTCTGCACAATTAACAAACCGTAAAAGTTATTACGGAGGGGGAGAGCCTGTTTCTGTTATAAATGCCAGTGATATGAGTAATGAGGACAAACTCAATGCTATAAATGCACGATTAAGTTCATATGGAAGAACCAAAGATGTTACCTATATTTTAGGAGGGCAGTATTCCTATGACTTTGACAAACTAGTGTTTATGCCTTCAACATTAACAACTGGATTGGAATATAATCACGATGCTCTGGAAGATCAAAGCGGATATAGACCAGAGGCAATTGATCAGAAAATTAATATAAAAAGTGCATTCTTGCAGAATGAGTGGAAAAACGATATGTGGAGCTTTTTGGCTGGAGTTCGTGTTGATAAACACAGTCTAATGAAAGATGCGGTTGTCAGTCCGCGTGCAAACATAAGATATAACCCAACTAAAGATGTCAATATACGAGTAAGCTATGGTCAGGGATTCAGAGCTCCTCAAATCTTTGACGAAGACTTGCATGTGGATATTGCAGGAGGAGAACATATTATAAGAAAAAATGATCCAAATTTGAAAGAAGAGAAGTCTCACAGTTTTAGCTCTTCAGTAGATTGGTATCGTCAAATAGGTACTGCTGAATTAAATTTCTTAGTTGAAGGCTTTTATACTATACTTAATAATCCGTTTACATCTATTTCAGAAGAGCAAGAAAACGGTTCCATTATTAAACGGACAGTGAATGCTTCAGGAGCAAAAGTATATGGTGTAAATATGGAAAGTCGTGCGGCTATTGGTACACTTTTTGATTTTCAACTTGGAGCAACAATCCAAAAAAGCCGGTATGATGAAGCCCGAAAGTGGTCAAATGATGATACGGATGATGTTGTTGCTGAAAGACGAATGATGCGTACACCTGATGTCTATGGGTATTTCGTCGCAACATTGACTCCGTGGAAGACTCTAAGTACATCTCTTACAGGAAACTATACAGGCAGTATGCTGATTCCTCATGAAGTCGGTTATATTAAGAAAAACAGAACTGATAAATCAGACTCATTTTTTGAGTTGGGATTGAAAGTTGGTTATGAAATAGCTTTATATAAGGGTTCTACCCTCGAAATTAATGGAGGCATCCGCAATATGTTCAATGCATATCAAAAAGATTTTGATAAAGGCCCAAATCGTGCTTCTACTTATATATACGGTCCCGCCATGCCTCGAAATTATTATGCAGGGGTAAAACTGAACTTTTAA
- a CDS encoding bifunctional alpha,alpha-trehalose-phosphate synthase (UDP-forming)/trehalose-phosphatase yields MKLIIISNRLPIKVIKKNGKMSFTPSEGGLATGLASLQTTMEKHWIGWPGIYTNDDNEKEIITQHLNRFNYHPVFLSKEQIEEYYHQYSNSVVWPLCHYFYAHVDYELSSWETYREVNRLFAQISSLHIEEGDIVWVQDYQLMLLPMMLRKENENISIGYFHHIPFPSYELFRILPERAEILDGLLGADLIGFHTPDYMRHFMSAVERVLNMKFVMDETKYNNRVIHVDSFPMGINYKKYSTAPLKTAPQKISVEWKKRFGSRKIIISVDRLDYSKGILHRLKAFNRFLEEYPEYHEKVSLVMIVVPSRDKVNAYADLKMKINETIGMINGRYSNLSWTPVHYFYHSFSFEKLIALYQVSDIALVSPLRDGMNLVAKEYVAAKRNTPGVLILSEMAGAAQELRDAIIVNPNDIDELKRSMVKALEMPVEEQEKRMAKMQKVISSQTIQKWARDFANELSEIKQENKLLTAKLLNDEKREPLVSDYQKANKRLIVLDYDGTLSPFTSIPEDAIPSPELIALLNQLIDDPKNTVAISSGRDQQTLTEWFGDLSIILAAEHGAFVRHKNGDWVKNIAEEKWDKEIVDTLIKITDKTPGAFLETKRTALVWHYRNVDPWAAALREQQLVSILRDKCDREGLQIMKGNKIIEVKTMGCDKGAVINNLLKAENYDYMFAIGDDTTDEDMFRAMPQSAYTIKVGEVSDSARFYLKSQKAVLPLLKKMIEKD; encoded by the coding sequence ATGAAACTAATAATAATTTCTAATAGGTTACCTATTAAAGTAATAAAGAAAAATGGTAAAATGAGTTTCACCCCAAGCGAGGGTGGGCTGGCTACCGGACTAGCATCTTTGCAAACAACGATGGAAAAACACTGGATAGGCTGGCCCGGAATATATACAAATGATGATAATGAGAAAGAAATCATCACACAACATCTCAACCGCTTTAATTACCATCCCGTTTTTTTATCCAAAGAACAAATAGAAGAATATTATCATCAATATAGTAATAGCGTTGTCTGGCCACTATGCCACTATTTCTATGCGCATGTGGACTATGAACTATCATCATGGGAAACGTATCGTGAAGTAAACCGATTGTTTGCTCAGATTTCTTCTTTACATATTGAAGAGGGAGACATTGTATGGGTGCAGGATTACCAGTTGATGCTGCTTCCTATGATGCTGAGAAAAGAGAATGAAAATATCAGCATTGGCTATTTCCATCACATACCTTTCCCATCTTATGAGTTATTTAGAATTTTACCTGAAAGAGCTGAAATACTGGACGGATTATTGGGAGCTGACCTGATAGGATTCCATACTCCTGATTATATGCGTCACTTTATGAGTGCCGTGGAGCGTGTGTTGAATATGAAATTCGTAATGGACGAGACGAAATATAACAACCGGGTAATTCATGTTGACTCTTTCCCAATGGGAATAAACTACAAAAAATACAGCACTGCTCCTTTGAAGACAGCTCCTCAGAAAATATCGGTAGAATGGAAAAAAAGGTTCGGAAGTCGAAAAATTATTATTTCAGTAGATCGTTTGGATTACAGCAAAGGAATTCTTCACCGTTTGAAAGCTTTTAATCGTTTCTTGGAAGAATATCCAGAATATCATGAAAAGGTTTCATTGGTAATGATCGTTGTGCCTTCTCGTGATAAAGTAAATGCGTATGCAGATTTGAAGATGAAAATCAACGAAACCATAGGGATGATTAACGGGAGATATTCTAATTTAAGTTGGACGCCTGTACATTACTTCTATCACAGCTTCTCATTCGAAAAATTGATTGCTTTGTATCAGGTGTCGGATATTGCTTTAGTCTCTCCTTTAAGAGATGGAATGAATTTAGTAGCAAAAGAGTATGTAGCGGCTAAACGAAATACCCCAGGAGTCTTAATCCTGAGTGAAATGGCGGGAGCTGCGCAAGAATTAAGGGATGCAATTATTGTAAACCCCAATGATATAGATGAATTAAAACGTTCTATGGTAAAAGCGTTAGAAATGCCCGTTGAAGAGCAGGAAAAGCGAATGGCCAAGATGCAAAAAGTGATTTCTTCGCAAACGATCCAGAAATGGGCTCGTGACTTTGCAAATGAATTATCTGAAATAAAACAGGAAAATAAATTGCTTACAGCTAAATTGCTGAACGATGAAAAGAGAGAACCACTTGTCTCTGATTATCAAAAAGCAAACAAACGATTAATTGTATTAGATTATGACGGAACGTTATCACCCTTTACAAGTATTCCTGAAGATGCAATTCCTTCTCCTGAGCTAATCGCATTGTTAAACCAATTAATTGATGATCCTAAAAATACGGTAGCAATATCCAGTGGTAGGGATCAGCAAACTCTAACAGAATGGTTTGGAGATCTCTCAATAATACTAGCTGCAGAACATGGAGCTTTTGTGCGTCATAAAAATGGCGACTGGGTGAAAAACATTGCAGAAGAGAAGTGGGATAAGGAAATTGTAGATACTTTGATTAAGATTACGGATAAAACTCCCGGAGCTTTTTTGGAAACCAAGAGAACAGCATTAGTATGGCATTACAGAAATGTAGATCCCTGGGCTGCTGCTCTGCGTGAACAGCAGTTGGTCAGCATACTTCGAGACAAATGTGACCGCGAGGGGTTACAGATTATGAAAGGAAATAAGATTATTGAAGTGAAGACAATGGGATGCGACAAAGGAGCCGTAATTAATAATTTATTAAAGGCCGAAAATTATGATTATATGTTTGCCATTGGAGATGATACAACAGATGAAGATATGTTTAGAGCAATGCCTCAAAGTGCGTACACTATCAAAGTTGGAGAAGTTTCTGATAGTGCACGCTTTTATTTAAAATCACAAAAGGCAGTCTTGCCATTGCTTAAAAAAATGATAGAAAAGGACTAA
- a CDS encoding cobyrinate a,c-diamide synthase has product MKSHLLIGAASSGSGKTTFTLGLLKALKKRGERVQPFKCGPDYIDTQHHALAAGKPSVNLDTWMASEEHIKALYCHYGEDASVCVTEGVMGLFDGYDGMRGSSAAIACLLRIPVVLILNARSMAYSVAPILYGYKHFHSSINIVGVVFNQVAGESHFSYLKQACEDAGVECLGYLPRKSDIEIPSRHLGLTLDEKFRFDAFTDRIAELIEEFVDVDRLLQLSSLNLENSMDGRVLASKQAQCSDERPTTNNNQIDCHQNLSEKESKNTATAGSGENPAMKIAIARDEAFNFTYCENIRRLEEWGSVSYFSPLKDHALPEADFVYLPGGYPEFFLPELSENITMIESIKAYARAGGKLLAECGGMMYLCRSITGMDGCAYTMAGVLEQDATMDQMKLHLGYRRVTYQGIPLCGHEFHYSKILHPLESVATQYNAKGMPTDTALIRYNNVIASYTHFYWGEQNILDLWK; this is encoded by the coding sequence ATGAAGTCACATCTACTGATAGGTGCTGCCTCTTCAGGTAGCGGAAAAACCACTTTTACGTTAGGTCTCCTTAAGGCTTTGAAGAAACGTGGAGAAAGGGTACAACCTTTTAAATGCGGTCCTGATTATATCGATACGCAACATCATGCGCTTGCCGCGGGAAAACCTTCTGTAAACTTGGATACATGGATGGCTTCTGAAGAGCATATCAAAGCTCTATATTGCCACTATGGAGAAGATGCGAGTGTTTGCGTTACGGAAGGCGTTATGGGGTTGTTTGACGGATATGATGGTATGCGAGGTAGTAGTGCGGCAATAGCTTGCTTGTTGCGCATTCCGGTAGTATTGATCCTCAATGCTCGCTCCATGGCCTATTCAGTGGCTCCTATCTTATATGGATATAAACATTTTCATTCTTCTATAAATATTGTAGGAGTAGTATTCAACCAAGTAGCGGGAGAAAGCCACTTCAGCTATTTGAAACAAGCTTGTGAAGATGCTGGTGTGGAATGTCTGGGCTATCTGCCACGAAAGAGTGATATTGAAATACCTTCTCGTCATTTGGGACTTACTCTTGATGAAAAGTTTCGATTTGATGCATTTACCGATCGAATAGCCGAACTTATTGAGGAGTTTGTGGATGTAGACAGATTACTACAATTGTCTTCTCTGAACTTGGAGAATAGTATGGATGGTAGAGTATTAGCATCTAAGCAAGCACAATGCTCTGACGAACGTCCAACAACTAATAATAATCAGATAGATTGTCACCAAAATCTTTCAGAGAAGGAATCTAAAAATACCGCTACTGCCGGATCAGGTGAAAATCCTGCAATGAAAATAGCGATAGCACGAGATGAAGCATTCAACTTTACTTATTGCGAGAATATTCGTCGACTAGAAGAGTGGGGAAGTGTGAGCTATTTCAGTCCCCTAAAAGACCATGCATTACCTGAGGCCGACTTTGTTTATCTGCCAGGTGGTTATCCTGAATTTTTCCTTCCTGAACTGAGTGAAAATATAACGATGATTGAATCGATAAAAGCTTATGCAAGAGCAGGAGGGAAGCTCTTAGCGGAGTGCGGAGGCATGATGTATCTTTGTCGCTCAATTACCGGAATGGATGGATGTGCATACACTATGGCAGGTGTTTTAGAACAAGATGCTACCATGGACCAGATGAAATTGCATTTAGGTTACCGAAGAGTAACCTATCAGGGGATACCTCTTTGTGGACATGAGTTTCATTATTCAAAGATACTCCATCCATTGGAATCTGTTGCAACCCAATACAACGCAAAGGGTATGCCTACCGATACGGCGCTAATCCGTTACAATAATGTCATAGCAAGTTATACCCATTTCTACTGGGGAGAACAAAATATTTTGGATTTATGGAAATAA
- a CDS encoding transposase — protein MFKEPNGGQLAEWINEYRDTELAKLKTFITGIMLDMRAVENGIKYLFSNGIVEGFVNKLKTIKRMMYGKAKLMLLKRKLVLETLLFN, from the coding sequence ATATTCAAAGAGCCCAATGGTGGACAATTAGCTGAATGGATAAATGAATATAGAGATACTGAGCTTGCAAAATTAAAAACCTTTATCACAGGCATCATGCTGGACATGAGAGCTGTTGAAAATGGAATAAAATACCTTTTTTCTAATGGAATCGTAGAAGGCTTTGTTAATAAATTGAAGACTATAAAACGAATGATGTACGGAAAGGCAAAGCTCATGCTACTGAAAAGAAAACTAGTTCTGGAAACTCTTCTTTTCAACTAA
- a CDS encoding cob(I)yrinic acid a,c-diamide adenosyltransferase translates to MKKIYTKGGDKGRTGIHGGTRVDKDDIRIEANGCIDELNAVIGIVRSLLAQEHDYQEALHTIQRELMVVMSHVATPSAIRSANPNVLREDIVTFCESEIDWLTDLLHENGYFVLPGGTPACAQLQFARTVARRAERRLWTLHRQDPLPETILLFMNRLSDLFFVMARYELQQQEWSEERWQAFAYKRKK, encoded by the coding sequence ATGAAAAAGATATATACTAAAGGAGGAGATAAAGGTCGTACGGGAATTCATGGAGGAACACGTGTTGATAAGGACGACATTCGTATTGAAGCCAATGGATGTATTGATGAATTGAACGCTGTAATTGGCATTGTACGTTCACTGCTTGCACAAGAGCATGATTATCAGGAAGCATTGCATACGATTCAACGAGAACTTATGGTTGTTATGAGTCATGTAGCTACTCCGTCTGCTATCCGTAGTGCTAACCCCAATGTATTGAGAGAAGATATCGTTACTTTCTGCGAATCTGAAATAGACTGGCTCACCGATTTGCTCCATGAAAATGGTTATTTTGTATTGCCTGGAGGAACACCCGCGTGTGCCCAGTTGCAGTTTGCACGCACCGTAGCTCGCCGTGCAGAACGTAGATTGTGGACGCTGCACCGACAAGATCCTTTGCCTGAAACCATTTTGCTGTTTATGAATCGTTTATCGGACTTGTTTTTTGTGATGGCTCGTTATGAATTGCAGCAACAAGAATGGTCTGAAGAACGCTGGCAGGCATTTGCTTATAAACGGAAGAAATAA
- a CDS encoding TonB-dependent receptor produces MKKRCLLTILLGGCVVMSSLAQITFSGKVINAETGLPVRGANVRLEQTTIGCATNSKGEFKLKNVKDGEYTLRASCLDYSPLRLKVSKDKTNLLIKLQKTPINLDQVVVTGTGTHHRLKDSPVPVEVMSSEEIKKAGITDFQTAMTMLQPSLSFSTNAMGSYLMMNGLSNKYVLILINGKKLTGDTANNIDLSRIDMNSVKRIEVLKGAASALYGSDAIAGVINIITDQPKNLLTVTSNTHLEKYGQFTQGVTADVTTNKFGSYTSYRRQQSNGWRQNPLDEDGNVTDKVSSLAFDANVINQKFIFKPTDKLSLHTEGGFYDRLTDRPIAGYNYNLKYQSYNLGVGAKYLFSHSSYIDFNVSNDNYHSGYKYLTESGKYQIGDKKTVKKQHYYNANLKGVFRHSKAFKSVVGLEYINEQLNRESASVDKHVYTGAVYVQEEIKLLQDLQAIVGGRYVHHQEAGNSFTPKASLMYKLGNFNIRASYAGGFRAPGLDELYYYMHSRKTITVGSTDLKAEKSQYGSLNVEYVSSRFTASATAYINQVDDMINSRTTLLSAMSAEERQAIIDQATAVFGAQEITGLKKYKEYRNLDKALVKGFDTNLTAYLGYGFTLGGGYSFAYARGKDQDGNWTNINRSIRHTGSVTANWVHAWNSYKLNINLNGRVQSKRYYLVSGADDSAPGFGLWNLNTRHTFDCGKSFIVEPGFGVNNIFDYKDSRPYGSNYSSLTPGRTLYVSLLLKFRQ; encoded by the coding sequence ATGAAAAAAAGATGCTTACTAACAATCCTTTTAGGGGGTTGTGTTGTAATGAGTTCGCTAGCACAAATTACGTTTAGCGGAAAGGTTATTAATGCAGAAACCGGTCTGCCTGTAAGAGGGGCTAATGTGCGTCTGGAACAAACTACTATCGGCTGTGCAACAAACAGCAAAGGAGAATTTAAGCTTAAAAATGTGAAAGATGGAGAGTATACATTACGTGCCAGTTGCTTGGATTACTCTCCTTTGAGATTAAAAGTCAGTAAGGACAAAACGAATTTACTAATCAAGTTACAAAAGACACCGATCAATCTTGATCAGGTAGTAGTGACAGGTACCGGTACTCATCACCGATTAAAAGATTCTCCTGTGCCAGTTGAAGTAATGAGTTCTGAGGAGATAAAAAAGGCGGGAATAACTGATTTTCAAACGGCTATGACCATGTTGCAACCTTCTCTTTCTTTCTCTACCAATGCCATGGGTTCTTATCTTATGATGAACGGGTTGAGCAATAAATATGTGCTGATTCTCATCAATGGTAAAAAACTCACCGGAGATACAGCTAACAACATTGATTTAAGCCGTATTGACATGAATAGTGTTAAACGTATAGAGGTACTCAAAGGAGCTGCTTCAGCTTTATATGGATCGGATGCCATCGCCGGAGTGATTAATATTATCACTGATCAGCCTAAGAATTTGCTGACAGTGACTTCAAACACTCACCTTGAGAAATACGGGCAGTTTACGCAAGGTGTCACAGCCGATGTTACCACTAACAAGTTTGGTTCTTACACTTCATACAGACGTCAACAGTCAAATGGTTGGAGACAAAATCCACTTGATGAAGATGGTAATGTTACTGATAAAGTCAGCAGTCTGGCTTTTGATGCTAATGTAATCAATCAAAAATTTATTTTTAAACCAACGGACAAATTATCCTTGCATACTGAAGGAGGATTTTATGACCGTTTAACCGATCGACCTATAGCAGGATATAATTATAATCTGAAATACCAATCGTATAATTTAGGAGTAGGTGCCAAATATCTCTTTAGCCATTCTTCATATATTGATTTTAATGTATCGAATGATAATTATCATTCAGGATATAAATACCTCACGGAAAGTGGAAAATATCAAATAGGAGATAAAAAAACAGTAAAGAAACAACATTATTACAATGCTAATTTAAAAGGGGTATTCAGACATTCGAAAGCTTTTAAAAGTGTAGTAGGCCTTGAATACATTAATGAACAGTTAAACCGTGAGAGTGCATCAGTCGACAAGCACGTTTATACAGGAGCTGTCTATGTTCAAGAAGAAATTAAGTTATTGCAAGACTTACAAGCTATAGTTGGTGGAAGATACGTACACCATCAAGAAGCCGGAAATAGTTTCACACCCAAGGCATCATTAATGTATAAATTGGGCAATTTTAATATCCGCGCATCTTATGCCGGAGGTTTTCGCGCACCAGGTCTGGATGAGCTTTACTACTATATGCATAGCAGAAAAACCATCACCGTAGGAAGTACTGATTTAAAAGCAGAAAAAAGCCAATATGGATCATTAAATGTAGAATATGTCAGTAGCCGTTTTACGGCATCTGCAACTGCTTATATTAATCAGGTTGACGACATGATCAATAGTAGAACGACCCTACTATCTGCCATGAGTGCGGAAGAAAGACAGGCTATTATCGATCAAGCTACTGCCGTTTTCGGAGCACAAGAGATTACTGGCCTGAAAAAATATAAAGAATATAGAAATTTGGATAAAGCTTTAGTGAAAGGGTTCGACACAAATCTAACGGCTTATTTAGGATATGGTTTCACTCTTGGAGGAGGGTATTCATTTGCTTATGCTCGTGGAAAAGATCAGGATGGCAATTGGACAAATATCAATCGTAGTATCCGCCATACAGGTAGTGTAACTGCCAATTGGGTACATGCGTGGAACTCATACAAATTGAATATTAACCTGAACGGACGTGTACAGAGCAAGCGCTACTATTTGGTTAGTGGTGCAGATGATTCAGCCCCTGGGTTTGGTCTATGGAACTTGAACACTCGTCACACCTTCGATTGTGGTAAATCTTTTATTGTTGAACCAGGATTTGGGGTCAATAATATTTTTGATTATAAAGATAGCCGCCCTTATGGCAGCAACTACTCATCACTAACTCCCGGACGTACGTTATATGTCAGCCTACTACTCAAATTTAGACAATAA